A genomic segment from Actinomadura hallensis encodes:
- a CDS encoding XRE family transcriptional regulator, whose protein sequence is MARRIRARALARGHSPLEIAQEIHEQCGPLFGTSRIKAHRLAHGVALSDIVAQVKALYEVDGKPPPRLGETLLSAYESGYKRPGPEYLHYLCAVYRVEPDALDYQSPCICGRGHAVRPVAASVPQPREPERRPAQAPDTLVGAIVPRAEERPWITVNELRGPDRADGPLSTDVGEEDIVLRRTLLQLLAGAGVALDGQFLGAVDNLRRKMDDTLVGATVSPTMLDQWEETTYGYGQQYQATPSLRMLCDVLLDFSEVRRMCDKRQPVELQERLCRIAAQLSGLSGLIMINLGDHRLARSFFRTARTAADETGDRQLRAWVTVRESLVPMYYGDPREALHLARKAQDLAGRTPGVAGAMAPAVEARALGMLAMRGRGDAAPSARRALVRGRSVFEQLSKSDTSDLVYGFTERQMAFYEGDTFTSLGDHKHGDEVLSHALTLYSPTDRVDLTLVRLDRAMCRLHAGHPEAALTAGQEAILDLPPDHRSDILVHRARQIGAAVSAKHGEIPALKDFYEALAGPWITSPTKEQPSVPPAEQV, encoded by the coding sequence TTCGGCACGAGCCGGATCAAAGCCCATCGGCTGGCCCACGGCGTCGCGCTCTCCGACATCGTCGCGCAGGTGAAGGCGCTCTACGAGGTGGACGGCAAACCGCCGCCCCGCCTCGGGGAGACGCTGCTGTCGGCCTACGAGAGCGGCTACAAGCGACCCGGACCGGAGTACCTGCACTACCTGTGCGCCGTCTACCGGGTCGAACCCGACGCGCTCGACTACCAGAGCCCGTGCATCTGCGGCCGCGGTCACGCGGTACGGCCGGTCGCGGCGAGCGTCCCGCAGCCCCGGGAGCCGGAACGGCGCCCGGCGCAGGCCCCCGACACCCTCGTCGGGGCGATCGTCCCCAGGGCCGAGGAGCGGCCCTGGATAACCGTGAACGAACTGCGGGGCCCCGACCGCGCCGACGGCCCCCTGAGCACTGATGTGGGAGAGGAGGACATCGTGCTTCGTAGGACCCTTCTGCAACTTCTGGCCGGAGCGGGCGTGGCGCTCGACGGTCAGTTCCTTGGGGCCGTCGACAACCTGCGACGCAAGATGGACGACACGCTGGTGGGAGCGACCGTCTCGCCGACGATGCTGGACCAGTGGGAGGAGACGACCTACGGCTACGGCCAGCAGTACCAGGCGACGCCTTCGCTCCGCATGCTCTGCGACGTCCTGCTGGACTTCAGCGAGGTGCGCCGCATGTGCGACAAGCGCCAGCCGGTCGAGCTGCAGGAACGGCTGTGCCGCATCGCGGCCCAGCTGTCGGGGCTCTCGGGCCTCATCATGATCAACCTGGGCGACCACCGGCTGGCCCGCTCGTTCTTCCGCACCGCGCGGACCGCCGCCGACGAGACCGGCGACCGGCAGCTGCGCGCCTGGGTGACCGTCCGCGAGTCCCTCGTGCCGATGTACTACGGCGACCCCCGCGAGGCGCTGCACCTGGCCCGCAAGGCGCAGGACCTCGCCGGCCGCACGCCCGGCGTCGCCGGGGCCATGGCGCCCGCCGTGGAGGCCCGCGCCCTCGGCATGCTCGCCATGCGGGGACGCGGCGACGCCGCCCCCAGCGCCCGCCGGGCCCTGGTCCGCGGACGCTCGGTGTTCGAGCAGCTCTCCAAGTCCGACACCAGCGACCTGGTGTACGGCTTCACCGAACGTCAGATGGCCTTCTACGAGGGCGACACCTTCACCAGCCTCGGCGACCACAAGCACGGCGACGAGGTGCTGAGCCACGCCCTGACCCTCTACTCGCCCACCGACCGCGTGGACCTTACCCTCGTGCGTCTCGACCGGGCCATGTGCAGGCTCCACGCCGGCCACCCGGAGGCGGCGCTGACCGCCGGGCAGGAGGCGATCCTCGACCTGCCGCCCGACCACCGCTCCGACATCCTCGTGCACCGCGCCCGCCAGATAGGCGCGGCCGTCTCCGCCAAGCACGGCGAGATACCGGCCCTGAAGGACTTCTACGAGGCGCTCGCCGGCCCCTGGATCACGAGCCCCACAAAGGAGCAGCCGTCCGTCCCCCCGGCCGAGCAGGTCTGA
- a CDS encoding GNAT family N-acetyltransferase produces MADSTPQRDHPARTLVRVQNDPPAWSFGELRLRRYRAADHGTVLALHREGLAQVGLRPGDGVYYDHDFFRMEDIYLRNDGEFLVGELDGDIVAMGGLRRADLVPGGRARAFGGYAPGTPALDAAEMVRLRVRPAVQRRGYGSAVVQALEERAKEYGYRVLRGDTTELQAPALSLYRKFGWTETRRETIGGIVNIYIEKHLR; encoded by the coding sequence ATGGCTGACAGCACCCCGCAGCGGGACCATCCCGCCCGCACCCTCGTCCGCGTGCAGAACGACCCGCCGGCGTGGAGCTTCGGAGAACTGCGCCTACGCCGCTACCGCGCCGCCGACCACGGCACCGTCCTGGCCCTGCACCGCGAGGGCCTGGCCCAGGTCGGGCTGCGCCCCGGCGACGGCGTCTACTACGACCACGACTTCTTCCGGATGGAGGACATCTACCTCCGCAACGACGGCGAGTTCCTCGTGGGCGAACTCGACGGCGACATCGTCGCGATGGGCGGCCTGCGCCGGGCGGACCTGGTCCCCGGCGGCCGGGCCCGCGCCTTCGGCGGCTACGCCCCCGGCACCCCGGCCCTCGACGCCGCGGAAATGGTGCGCCTCCGCGTCCGCCCCGCCGTCCAACGCCGCGGCTACGGCAGCGCCGTCGTCCAGGCCCTGGAGGAACGTGCCAAGGAGTACGGCTACCGAGTCCTGAGGGGCGACACCACCGAACTGCAGGCCCCCGCCCTCTCCCTCTACCGCAAGTTCGGCTGGACCGAAACCCGCCGAGAAACCATAGGCGGAATAGTCAATATCTACATAGAAAAACACCTCCGCTAA
- a CDS encoding methyltransferase domain-containing protein — MSKTTARDGLERLLGLLEEPPDEPDTTSGYLDLTGPAPQPPPSLFQSAMESTFLPQIYERVWRPIGFNVAKGWPIGPDTAAEHAMARSWLGLSRPGSAARPPATVLDVACGPGNVTRALAEGVGQDGLVVGLDTAQTMLARAVRDTPPPGPGEPDIQYVRADAADLPFRDQTFDAVSCFGALYLFDDPWTALDDMTRVLKPGGHLIILTSRRPFPLRTARLAGDLIRRATGYTVFGDREITRALADRGFTHLKQHRYPLMQMVGGRRP; from the coding sequence GTGAGCAAGACGACGGCGCGGGACGGACTGGAACGCCTCCTCGGGCTGCTCGAAGAGCCCCCGGACGAACCCGACACCACCTCGGGCTACCTCGACCTGACCGGGCCTGCCCCGCAGCCCCCGCCGTCCCTGTTCCAGTCGGCGATGGAATCGACGTTCCTGCCGCAGATCTACGAACGGGTCTGGCGGCCCATCGGCTTCAACGTCGCCAAAGGCTGGCCGATCGGCCCCGACACCGCCGCCGAACACGCCATGGCCCGCAGCTGGCTCGGCCTGTCCCGACCCGGAAGCGCCGCCCGGCCGCCCGCCACCGTCCTGGACGTCGCCTGCGGCCCCGGCAACGTCACCCGGGCGCTCGCCGAGGGCGTCGGCCAGGACGGCCTCGTCGTCGGCCTCGACACCGCCCAGACCATGCTCGCCCGCGCCGTCCGCGACACCCCGCCGCCCGGCCCCGGCGAACCCGACATCCAGTACGTCCGCGCCGACGCCGCCGACCTCCCCTTCCGCGACCAGACCTTCGACGCCGTCAGCTGCTTCGGCGCCCTCTACCTCTTCGACGACCCCTGGACCGCCCTGGACGACATGACCCGCGTCCTCAAACCCGGCGGCCACCTGATCATCCTCACGTCCCGCCGCCCCTTCCCCCTCCGCACCGCCCGGCTCGCCGGCGACCTCATCCGCCGCGCCACCGGCTACACCGTCTTCGGCGACCGCGAAATCACCCGCGCCCTCGCCGACCGAGGCTTCACCCACCTCAAACAACACCGCTACCCGCTCATGCAGATGGTCGGAGGCAGACGCCCCTGA
- a CDS encoding prolyl oligopeptidase family serine peptidase encodes MTPYPPARRQDIVEEIHGHRVADPYRWLEDADSEETAEWLAAQDRLFHKVADALPGRDTLRRRLGELLGAGSVGAPVWRGERRFFTRRTADQEHPVLYTVDPDGAERVLVDPMALDPDGTTTLDGWQPDKEGRLLAYKVSTGGDEESLLYVMDVATGERVEGPIDRARYSSVAWLPGGEAYYYARRLPPQDVPDGEEQYHRRVYLHRVGTDPDADDVLIFGEGMDKTNYYGVGVSRDGRWLTISASQGTAPRNDLWIADLSASPPEAPELRVVQEGVDASTWLHVGRDGRAYIFTDRDAPRSRLCVADPADPSYETWRDLVPQDPEAVLTDFAILDGSPDDDSADRPRPVLLAGWTRHAISEITVHDLETGERIGSVPTPGLGSIGGIVERPEGGHEAWFGYTDNVTPSSVLRYDARTGETTLWASAPGTVEVPEIETRQVVYTSRDGTEVRMLVASRPGLSGPRPAILYGYGGFNISLTPAYSASILAWVEAGGVYAVANLRGGSEEGEEWHRAGMREHKQNVFDDFHAAAEKLIEDGLTTPSQLAISGGSNGGLLVGAALTQRPDLYRAVVCSAPLLDMVRYEKFGLGQTWNDEYGTADDPEEFGWLIGYSPYHHVHAGTAYPAVLFTTFASDTRVDPLHARKMCAALQHATASDAPILLRNESDVGHAARSVSRSVDLMADTLSFMAAQTGLDLPGPDHDTELTDGLIRE; translated from the coding sequence ATGACGCCGTACCCGCCCGCACGCCGCCAGGACATCGTCGAGGAGATCCACGGTCACCGGGTCGCCGACCCGTACCGCTGGCTGGAGGACGCCGACTCCGAGGAGACCGCAGAGTGGCTCGCCGCCCAGGACAGGCTGTTCCACAAGGTCGCCGACGCCCTGCCGGGGCGGGACACGCTGCGCCGGCGGCTCGGGGAACTGCTCGGCGCGGGCAGCGTCGGCGCCCCCGTGTGGCGGGGCGAGCGGCGGTTCTTCACGCGCCGCACCGCGGACCAGGAGCACCCGGTCCTCTACACCGTCGACCCGGACGGCGCCGAACGCGTCCTCGTCGACCCCATGGCCCTCGACCCGGACGGCACGACGACGCTCGACGGCTGGCAGCCCGACAAGGAGGGCCGCCTGCTGGCGTACAAGGTGTCCACCGGCGGGGACGAGGAGTCGCTGCTGTACGTCATGGACGTCGCGACCGGTGAGCGGGTGGAGGGCCCGATCGACCGGGCGCGGTACTCGTCGGTGGCGTGGCTGCCCGGCGGGGAGGCGTACTACTACGCCCGGCGGCTGCCCCCGCAGGACGTCCCCGACGGCGAGGAGCAGTACCACCGGCGCGTCTACCTGCACCGCGTCGGAACCGACCCCGACGCCGACGACGTGCTGATCTTCGGCGAGGGGATGGACAAGACCAACTACTACGGGGTCGGGGTCAGCCGCGACGGGCGCTGGCTCACGATCTCCGCGTCGCAGGGCACCGCGCCGCGCAACGACCTGTGGATCGCCGACCTGTCCGCGTCGCCGCCCGAGGCCCCCGAGCTGCGCGTGGTGCAGGAGGGCGTCGACGCCTCCACCTGGCTGCACGTGGGGCGCGACGGCCGCGCCTACATCTTCACCGACCGTGACGCGCCGCGGTCCCGGCTCTGCGTGGCGGACCCGGCCGACCCGTCCTACGAGACGTGGCGCGACCTCGTCCCGCAGGACCCGGAGGCCGTCCTCACCGACTTCGCGATCCTCGACGGTTCCCCGGACGACGACTCCGCGGACCGGCCCCGCCCCGTCCTGCTCGCCGGGTGGACGCGGCACGCGATCAGCGAGATCACCGTCCACGACCTGGAGACCGGGGAGCGCATCGGGTCGGTGCCGACGCCGGGGCTCGGCTCGATCGGCGGCATCGTGGAGCGCCCCGAAGGCGGTCACGAGGCGTGGTTCGGGTACACCGACAACGTGACGCCGTCGTCCGTCCTGCGGTACGACGCGCGGACGGGCGAGACGACGCTGTGGGCGTCCGCCCCCGGCACGGTCGAGGTCCCCGAGATCGAGACCCGGCAGGTCGTCTACACGTCCCGGGACGGAACCGAGGTCCGGATGCTGGTGGCGTCCCGCCCGGGCCTGTCCGGGCCGCGCCCGGCGATCCTGTACGGGTACGGCGGCTTCAACATCTCCCTCACCCCGGCGTACTCCGCGAGCATCCTGGCCTGGGTGGAGGCAGGCGGCGTCTACGCCGTCGCGAACCTGCGCGGCGGCTCCGAAGAGGGCGAGGAGTGGCACCGCGCCGGGATGCGCGAGCACAAGCAGAACGTGTTCGACGACTTCCACGCCGCCGCCGAGAAGCTCATCGAGGACGGGCTGACCACGCCGTCGCAGCTCGCGATCTCCGGCGGGTCCAACGGCGGGCTGCTCGTCGGCGCGGCGCTCACCCAGCGTCCCGACCTGTACCGGGCCGTGGTGTGCTCCGCGCCGCTGCTGGACATGGTCCGGTACGAGAAGTTCGGGCTGGGCCAGACGTGGAACGACGAGTACGGGACGGCCGACGACCCCGAAGAGTTCGGCTGGCTCATCGGCTACTCCCCGTACCACCACGTCCACGCCGGCACCGCCTACCCGGCCGTGCTGTTCACCACGTTCGCCAGCGACACCCGCGTGGACCCGCTGCACGCCCGCAAGATGTGCGCCGCCCTCCAGCACGCGACCGCCTCGGACGCCCCGATCCTGCTCCGCAACGAGTCGGACGTCGGTCACGCCGCCCGCTCGGTGAGCCGCTCGGTCGACCTCATGGCCGACACGCTGTCCTTCATGGCGGCGCAGACCGGGCTCGACCTCCCCGGCCCGGACCACGACACGGAGTTGACGGATGGTCTAATAAGGGAGTGA
- a CDS encoding HNH endonuclease, with protein MRQVLLLNATYEPLTTLPLRRAVCLVLREKAEIVHQDLSGAVLHSATMAMEVPSVIRLRRYVRIPFRTRVPLTRAALMRRDNFRCVYCGRRAETIDHVHPRSRGGQHVWENCVASCTTCNHRKADRLLSELGWTLNVTPAVPRGAHWRLIGLVNDGDPQWAAYVREPAA; from the coding sequence ATGCGACAAGTCCTCCTCCTGAACGCGACGTACGAACCACTCACCACGCTCCCGCTCCGGCGGGCGGTCTGCCTCGTGCTTCGGGAGAAGGCAGAGATCGTCCACCAGGACCTGTCGGGTGCGGTCCTGCACTCGGCCACGATGGCGATGGAGGTCCCCTCCGTCATCAGGCTCCGGCGGTACGTGCGCATCCCCTTCCGTACCCGGGTCCCCCTGACCCGCGCGGCGCTGATGCGCCGTGACAACTTCCGCTGCGTCTACTGCGGGCGCCGCGCCGAGACCATCGACCACGTCCATCCCCGCAGCCGCGGCGGGCAGCACGTGTGGGAGAACTGCGTCGCCTCCTGCACGACCTGCAACCACCGCAAGGCCGACCGCCTGCTGTCGGAGCTGGGCTGGACGCTCAACGTCACCCCCGCCGTCCCTCGCGGCGCCCACTGGCGCCTCATCGGGCTGGTCAACGACGGCGACCCCCAGTGGGCCGCCTACGTCCGGGAACCGGCCGCGTGA
- a CDS encoding FmdB family zinc ribbon protein, with product MPRYDYRCRACGSTFEVSRPMINASDPAPCPEGHDDTVKLLSTVAVTGTSRSQGGAPPPRPAGGGGCCGGGCCS from the coding sequence GTGCCTCGCTATGACTACCGTTGCCGCGCCTGCGGGTCGACCTTCGAGGTCTCCCGCCCGATGATCAACGCGTCCGACCCGGCCCCGTGCCCGGAAGGCCACGACGACACGGTGAAGCTGCTGTCGACGGTGGCCGTCACCGGCACGTCCCGCTCCCAGGGCGGCGCGCCCCCGCCGAGGCCCGCCGGTGGCGGCGGCTGCTGCGGTGGCGGCTGCTGCTCCTGA
- a CDS encoding DUF1330 domain-containing protein: MTAYALAHLRPQPPLHDDVFTYIERIQDTMDPFGGRFLVHSTVPEVVEGPFEGVYVLIEFPDMDRARDWYESDAYQEILPLRTDNIEGTAVLLNGVPDGYDAAATARARRAAQNA, from the coding sequence ATGACCGCCTACGCACTCGCCCACCTGCGCCCGCAGCCGCCGCTCCACGACGACGTCTTCACCTACATCGAACGGATCCAGGACACCATGGACCCGTTCGGAGGCCGCTTCCTGGTCCACAGCACCGTGCCCGAGGTGGTGGAGGGCCCGTTCGAGGGCGTCTACGTGCTGATCGAGTTCCCCGACATGGACAGGGCCAGAGACTGGTACGAGTCGGACGCCTACCAGGAGATCCTTCCGCTGCGCACCGACAACATCGAGGGCACGGCCGTCCTGCTGAACGGCGTCCCCGACGGGTACGACGCGGCCGCGACCGCCAGGGCCCGCCGCGCCGCGCAGAACGCCTGA
- the ilvD gene encoding dihydroxy-acid dehydratase, whose product MPPLRSRTVTHGRNMAGARALMRASGVAREDFGKPIVAVANSFTQFVPGHVHLDEVGKVVAGAVREAGGVPREFNTIAVDDGIAMGHDGMLYSLPSREVIADAIEYMVNAHCADALVCVSNCDKITPGMLLAALRLNIPTVFVSGGPMEAGKPVEGVMDGNKLDLIDPIIASADASLAEDKLLEMEESACPTCGSCSGMFTANSMNCLTEAIGLALPGNGTVLATHTARRRLYEDAGRTVVDLARRYYDGDDESVLPLSIATREAFANAMVLDIAMGGSTNTILHLLAAATEAGVDFGLSDIDELSRRVPCICKLAPATGKYHVEDCHRAGGIPALLGELNRAGLLHSSAHSIHSTSLDEFVAKWDVRSPDVLPEAVEMFHAAPGGVRSTSAFSQSARWETLDLDRENGCIRSVEHAYTADGGLAVLRGNIAPDGAIVKTAGVEEELWTFTGPAVVFESQDDAVEGILGGKVKAGDVVVIRYEGPKGGPGMQEMLYPTSFLKGRGLGKACALITDGRFSGGTSGLSIGHASPEAAGGGIIALVEDGDRIVIDIPNRTLELDVPDDELEIRREKLLADLGGYRPRDRHRPVSAALRAYAAMATSASTGAARDVSQLERPQV is encoded by the coding sequence CACGGTCACCCACGGCAGGAACATGGCGGGCGCCCGCGCCCTCATGAGGGCCAGCGGCGTAGCGCGTGAGGACTTCGGCAAGCCGATCGTCGCGGTGGCCAACAGCTTCACCCAGTTCGTGCCCGGCCACGTCCACCTCGACGAGGTCGGCAAGGTCGTCGCGGGCGCCGTTCGCGAGGCCGGGGGGGTGCCCCGCGAGTTCAACACCATCGCCGTGGACGACGGCATCGCCATGGGCCACGACGGCATGCTGTACTCGCTGCCGTCCCGCGAGGTGATCGCCGACGCCATCGAGTACATGGTCAACGCGCACTGCGCCGACGCCCTCGTCTGCGTCTCCAACTGCGACAAGATCACCCCGGGGATGCTGCTGGCCGCGCTGCGCCTCAACATCCCCACGGTGTTCGTGTCCGGCGGCCCGATGGAGGCGGGCAAGCCCGTCGAGGGTGTGATGGACGGCAACAAGCTCGACCTGATCGACCCGATCATCGCGTCCGCCGACGCCTCCCTCGCCGAGGACAAGCTCCTCGAGATGGAGGAGAGCGCCTGCCCGACCTGCGGGTCCTGCTCCGGCATGTTCACCGCCAACTCGATGAACTGCCTCACCGAGGCGATCGGGCTCGCGCTGCCCGGCAACGGCACCGTCCTCGCCACCCACACCGCCCGGCGCCGCCTCTACGAGGACGCCGGCCGCACCGTCGTCGACCTCGCCCGCCGCTACTACGACGGCGACGACGAGTCCGTCCTGCCGCTGAGCATCGCCACCCGCGAGGCGTTCGCGAACGCCATGGTGCTCGACATCGCGATGGGCGGCTCCACCAACACGATCCTGCACCTGCTCGCCGCCGCGACCGAGGCCGGCGTCGACTTCGGCCTGTCCGACATCGACGAGCTGTCGCGGCGCGTGCCCTGCATCTGCAAGCTCGCCCCCGCGACCGGCAAGTACCACGTCGAGGACTGCCACCGCGCCGGCGGCATCCCCGCCCTGCTCGGCGAGCTGAACCGCGCGGGGCTGCTGCACAGCTCCGCGCACTCGATCCACTCCACGTCCCTGGACGAGTTCGTCGCGAAGTGGGACGTCCGCTCCCCCGACGTGCTCCCCGAGGCCGTCGAGATGTTCCACGCGGCGCCCGGCGGCGTCCGGAGCACCTCCGCGTTCTCGCAGAGCGCCCGCTGGGAGACGCTCGACCTGGACCGCGAGAACGGCTGCATCCGCTCCGTCGAGCACGCCTACACCGCCGACGGCGGCCTCGCCGTCCTGCGCGGCAACATCGCCCCCGACGGCGCGATCGTCAAGACCGCCGGCGTCGAGGAGGAGCTGTGGACGTTCACCGGCCCCGCCGTGGTGTTCGAGTCGCAGGACGACGCCGTCGAGGGCATCCTCGGCGGGAAGGTCAAGGCCGGTGACGTCGTCGTGATCCGCTACGAGGGCCCCAAGGGCGGCCCCGGCATGCAGGAGATGCTGTACCCGACGTCCTTCCTCAAGGGCCGCGGGCTCGGCAAGGCGTGCGCGCTGATCACCGACGGGCGGTTCTCCGGCGGCACGTCCGGGCTGTCCATCGGGCACGCCTCCCCCGAGGCCGCGGGCGGCGGGATCATCGCCCTCGTCGAGGACGGCGACCGCATCGTCATCGACATCCCGAACCGGACGCTGGAGCTCGACGTCCCGGACGACGAGCTGGAGATCCGGCGCGAGAAGCTCCTCGCCGACCTCGGCGGCTACCGTCCCCGCGACCGGCACCGCCCCGTCAGCGCCGCGCTGCGCGCCTACGCCGCCATGGCGACCTCCGCCTCCACCGGCGCCGCCCGCGACGTGTCGCAGCTCGAACGCCCGCAGGTCTGA